The sequence CATCCGGGCGCGGACACGGCCATCAAGCAGATGATGAACAAGCCGCCGCTGCCGTACACGAAGGGGTTGCGGCTCGGCAACATGCCGCAGATCCGCACGATCGTGGACGAGGAGCTCGAACAGGTGTGGGCGCAGAAGAAGACGCCGAAGGCGGCGCTCGATTCGGCCGCCGCGCGCGGCGACGAGTTGCTGCGCCGCTTCGAGAAGTCGGGCGGTTGAGCCTGCGCCGCCGGCGTGCGTCGTCGCCGGCGCGGCCCTTTCGCGCGTGCGGTTTCGCGAGCGAACGGGTTGCGCCGGCGGCCGCGCCCGGCGGCATTCGTCTGACTTCCGTCCGTTCGGAATCCTGCTGATGACACCCCATTCCCGTTTTGGCGCGAGCGCGCTGCCGTACCTGCTCGTCGCGCCGCAGCTCGCGATTACCGCGATCTTTTTCCTCTGGCCGGCGGGCGTCGCGCTCTGGCAGTCGACTCAGATGCAGGACGCGTTCGGCACGTCGAGCGAGTTCGTCGGCTTCGCCAATTTCGCACACCTGTTCGCCGATCCGCTCTATGTCGAATCGTTCAAGACGACGCTCGTGTTCAGCGCGAGCGTGACCGTCTGCGGGCTCGTCGTGTCGCTCTTGCTCGCCGCGTGCGCCGATCGCGTGATCCGCGGCGCTCGCGCGTACCGCACGCTCCTCATCTGGCCGTACGCGGTCGCGCCGACGATCGCCGCCGTGCTGTGGGCGTTCCTGTTCAACCCGAGCATCGGCGTGATCACGTATGTGCTCGCGCGCGCCGGCATCGTCTGGAATCACGCGCTGAACGGCGGCGAGGCGATGCTGCTCGTCGTGATCGCGTCGGTGTGGAAGCAGGTCAGCTACAACTTCCTGTTCTTCTATG comes from Burkholderia savannae and encodes:
- the ugpA gene encoding sn-glycerol-3-phosphate ABC transporter permease UgpA, encoding MTPHSRFGASALPYLLVAPQLAITAIFFLWPAGVALWQSTQMQDAFGTSSEFVGFANFAHLFADPLYVESFKTTLVFSASVTVCGLVVSLLLAACADRVIRGARAYRTLLIWPYAVAPTIAAVLWAFLFNPSIGVITYVLARAGIVWNHALNGGEAMLLVVIASVWKQVSYNFLFFYAGLQAIPRSLIEAAAIDGAGPVRRFFHIALPLLSPTSFFLLVVNLVYAFFDTFPVIDAATAGGPGQSTKTLIYKIYAEGFQGLDIGSSGAQSVVLMAIVVALTVVQFRFVERRVQYA